One Cedecea neteri DNA segment encodes these proteins:
- the mraY gene encoding phospho-N-acetylmuramoyl-pentapeptide-transferase, translating into MLVWLAEHLVKYYSGFNVFSYLTFRAIVSLLTALFISLWMGPRMIARLQQLSFGQVVRNDGPESHFSKKGTPTMGGIMILTAIVVSVLMWAYPSNPYVWCVLFVLIGFGIVGFVDDYRKVVRKDTKGLIARWKYFWMSVIALVVAFTMYAAGKGTPATELVVPFFKDVMPQLGLFYVLLAYFVIVGTGNAVNLTDGLDGLAIMPTVFVAAGFALVAWATGNMNFAGYLHIPYLRHAGELVIVCTAIVGAGLGFLWFNTYPAQVFMGDVGSLALGGALGTIAVLLRQEFLLVIMGGVFVVETLSVILQVGSFKLRGQRIFRMAPIHHHYELKGWPEPRVIVRFWIISLMLVLIGLATLKVR; encoded by the coding sequence ATGCTAGTTTGGCTGGCCGAACATTTGGTCAAATATTATTCCGGCTTTAACGTCTTTTCCTATCTGACGTTTCGCGCCATCGTCAGCCTGCTGACCGCTCTGTTTATCTCCCTGTGGATGGGGCCGCGTATGATCGCACGTTTACAGCAACTCTCCTTCGGGCAAGTTGTACGTAACGATGGCCCTGAGTCTCACTTTAGCAAGAAAGGGACGCCAACCATGGGCGGGATTATGATCCTGACCGCCATTGTGGTGTCCGTACTGATGTGGGCTTATCCCTCGAACCCTTACGTCTGGTGCGTGCTGTTTGTGCTGATCGGTTTCGGGATCGTTGGCTTTGTCGATGACTACCGCAAAGTGGTTCGTAAGGACACCAAAGGGCTGATTGCGCGCTGGAAATATTTCTGGATGTCGGTGATTGCGCTGGTCGTTGCTTTCACAATGTATGCAGCCGGGAAAGGGACGCCAGCAACTGAACTTGTTGTGCCGTTCTTCAAGGACGTTATGCCGCAGCTTGGCCTGTTCTACGTGCTGCTTGCGTACTTCGTTATTGTCGGCACCGGTAATGCGGTAAACCTGACCGATGGCCTTGATGGCCTGGCGATTATGCCGACCGTATTCGTTGCCGCTGGTTTTGCACTGGTGGCATGGGCGACGGGGAACATGAACTTTGCGGGTTATCTGCACATACCTTACCTGCGCCACGCGGGCGAACTGGTTATCGTCTGTACGGCGATTGTCGGCGCCGGCCTGGGCTTCCTGTGGTTCAACACTTACCCGGCTCAGGTCTTCATGGGTGATGTGGGCTCCCTGGCTCTCGGCGGGGCGCTTGGGACGATCGCGGTACTGCTGCGCCAGGAGTTCCTGCTGGTGATTATGGGCGGCGTGTTCGTTGTTGAAACGTTATCGGTGATCCTGCAGGTAGGCTCGTTCAAGCTCAGAGGACAGCGTATCTTCCGTATGGCGCCCATTCACCATCATTATGAATTGAAAGGCTGGCCGGAGCCGCGCGTGATTGTGCGCTTCTGGATTATTTCGCTGATGCTGGTGCTGATTGGCCTGGCTACGCTGAAGGTTCGCTAA
- the murD gene encoding UDP-N-acetylmuramoyl-L-alanine--D-glutamate ligase produces MADYQGKNVVIIGLGLTGLSCVDFFIARGITPRVMDTRISPPGLDKLPESVDRHTGSLNEDWLLAADLIIASPGVALATPALSAAVDAGIEVIGDIELFCREAQAPIVAITGSNGKSTVTTLVGEMAKAAGVNVGVGGNIGLPALMLLDKGCELYVLELSSFQLETTHSLKAAAATVLNVTEDHMDRYPFGMQQYRAAKLSIYENAKVCVVNADDALTMPVRGADERCISFGVDVGDYHLNRQQGDTWLRVKGEKILNTKEMKLVGQHNYTNALAALALADAVNLPRSSSLKALTTYTGLAHRFQLAWERNGVRWINDSKATNVGSTEAALNGLHVEGTLHLLLGGDGKSADFSPLARYLQGDRVRLYCFGRDGAELAELRPDIAEQTETMEQAMKLAAGRVEFGDMVLLSPACASLDQFKNFEQRGDMFTQLAKELG; encoded by the coding sequence ATGGCAGATTACCAGGGTAAAAACGTTGTCATCATTGGACTGGGCCTGACGGGCCTGTCCTGCGTGGATTTCTTTATTGCGCGCGGCATTACGCCACGCGTAATGGATACCCGCATCTCTCCTCCTGGTCTCGATAAACTGCCTGAGAGCGTTGACCGCCATACCGGTTCGCTGAATGAAGACTGGTTGCTGGCGGCGGATTTGATTATTGCCAGCCCTGGCGTGGCGCTTGCTACTCCAGCCTTGAGTGCGGCGGTGGATGCCGGGATTGAGGTAATCGGTGATATCGAACTGTTTTGCCGTGAAGCCCAGGCTCCGATCGTCGCCATCACCGGCTCTAACGGTAAAAGTACCGTGACTACCCTGGTGGGAGAGATGGCGAAAGCAGCTGGTGTGAATGTGGGCGTGGGCGGAAATATTGGGCTGCCTGCTTTAATGCTGCTGGACAAAGGCTGCGAGCTTTATGTCCTGGAACTCTCCAGTTTCCAACTGGAAACCACCCATAGTTTGAAAGCGGCGGCGGCGACCGTTCTGAACGTGACTGAAGATCATATGGATCGCTATCCGTTCGGGATGCAGCAATATCGTGCGGCAAAACTGAGCATCTATGAAAATGCCAAAGTTTGCGTGGTCAACGCAGATGACGCGCTGACGATGCCGGTTCGTGGCGCGGACGAGCGCTGTATCAGCTTTGGTGTCGACGTCGGCGATTATCATCTTAATCGCCAGCAGGGCGACACCTGGTTGCGGGTGAAAGGGGAGAAAATCCTCAACACCAAAGAAATGAAACTGGTTGGGCAGCATAACTATACCAACGCTCTGGCCGCGCTGGCGCTAGCGGACGCGGTGAATCTTCCCCGCTCCAGCAGCCTGAAAGCACTGACTACCTATACCGGTCTGGCGCATCGCTTCCAGCTAGCCTGGGAACGTAATGGCGTTCGCTGGATTAATGATTCTAAGGCCACCAACGTTGGCAGCACAGAAGCGGCGTTAAATGGTCTGCACGTTGAAGGGACGCTGCATCTGCTGTTAGGCGGTGACGGGAAGTCTGCCGACTTCTCACCTTTAGCTCGCTACCTGCAGGGCGATCGCGTTCGCCTGTACTGCTTTGGTCGTGACGGTGCGGAACTGGCTGAGTTGCGCCCGGATATTGCCGAGCAGACAGAAACCATGGAGCAGGCAATGAAACTTGCCGCGGGCCGTGTGGAGTTTGGCGATATGGTGTTGCTCTCCCCAGCTTGCGCCAGTCTCGATCAGTTTAAAAACTTTGAACAACGCGGCGACATGTTTACTCAATTAGCGAAGGAGCTAGGCTGA
- the ftsW gene encoding cell division protein FtsW gives MRLSLPRLRVPRIPGFGILAWVASALKGWVMGSREADANSMVLYDRTLLWLTLGLAAIGFIMVTSASMPVGQRLANDPFLFAKRDGLYIIVAFVLAMVTLRLPMDFWQRHSTAMLLASIVMLLIVLVVGSSVNGASRWIAFGPLRIQPAEFSKLSLFCYLANYLVRKVDEVRNNLRGFLKPMGVILVMAVLLLAQPDLGTVVVLFVTTLAMLFLAGAKLWQFIAIIGMGISAVILLILAEPYRIRRVTSFWNPWEDPFGSGYQLTQSLMAFGRGELWGQGLGNSVQKLEYLPEAHTDFIFSIIGEELGYIGVVLALLMVFFVAFRAMSIGKRALELDQRFSGFLACSIGIWFSFQALVNVGAAAGMLPTKGLTLPLISYGGSSLLIMSTAIMLLLRIDYETRLAKAQAFTRSAK, from the coding sequence ATGCGTTTATCTCTCCCTCGCCTTCGCGTTCCCCGCATTCCAGGGTTTGGTATCCTGGCCTGGGTCGCTTCGGCGTTAAAAGGGTGGGTAATGGGCTCCCGCGAGGCCGACGCCAACAGCATGGTGCTGTATGACCGCACGCTGCTCTGGCTGACCTTAGGCCTGGCCGCGATCGGTTTTATTATGGTGACTTCGGCGTCGATGCCGGTTGGCCAGCGTCTGGCAAACGATCCGTTTCTGTTTGCTAAACGCGACGGGCTCTACATCATCGTCGCGTTTGTGCTGGCGATGGTGACGCTGCGTTTGCCGATGGATTTCTGGCAGCGCCACAGTACGGCGATGCTGCTGGCTTCGATCGTGATGCTGCTGATTGTACTGGTCGTCGGTAGTTCGGTTAACGGGGCATCGCGCTGGATTGCTTTCGGCCCGCTGCGTATTCAGCCCGCTGAATTTTCCAAGCTGTCACTGTTCTGTTATCTCGCAAACTATCTTGTGCGCAAGGTGGATGAAGTTCGAAATAACCTGCGCGGCTTCCTGAAGCCAATGGGCGTGATTCTGGTGATGGCCGTTCTACTGCTGGCTCAGCCTGACCTGGGTACCGTAGTTGTGCTGTTTGTCACTACGCTGGCAATGCTGTTCCTTGCAGGGGCAAAGCTGTGGCAGTTTATCGCGATTATCGGGATGGGGATCTCGGCGGTTATCCTGCTGATCCTCGCCGAGCCTTACCGTATCCGCCGCGTTACATCGTTCTGGAACCCGTGGGAAGATCCGTTCGGCAGCGGCTACCAGTTAACGCAATCGCTGATGGCTTTCGGGCGCGGTGAATTGTGGGGGCAAGGGCTGGGGAACTCGGTTCAGAAGCTGGAATATCTGCCTGAAGCGCACACTGACTTCATCTTCTCGATCATCGGTGAGGAGCTGGGATATATCGGTGTGGTGCTTGCTCTTTTGATGGTATTCTTCGTCGCTTTTCGTGCGATGTCCATCGGCAAACGTGCGCTGGAATTGGATCAGCGTTTCTCCGGTTTCCTGGCGTGTTCTATCGGGATCTGGTTTAGCTTCCAGGCGCTGGTTAACGTCGGCGCTGCTGCGGGTATGTTGCCGACTAAAGGCCTGACACTGCCGCTTATCAGTTACGGCGGTTCCAGCCTGCTGATTATGTCGACGGCAATTATGCTGCTGTTGAGAATAGATTATGAAACGCGTCTGGCTAAGGCCCAGGCGTTTACACGGAGTGCCAAATGA
- the murG gene encoding undecaprenyldiphospho-muramoylpentapeptide beta-N-acetylglucosaminyltransferase, which translates to MTGKAKRLMVMAGGTGGHVFPGLAVAHHLQAEGWDIRWLGTADRMEADLVPKNGIEIDFIRISGLRGKGVKALLLAPVRIFNAWRQARAIMKAWKPDVVLGMGGYVSGPGGLAAWSLGIPVVLHEQNGIAGLTNKWLAKIATKVMQAFPGAFPKAEVVGNPVRTDVLALPLPQVRFAGREGPVRVLVVGGSQGARVLNQTMPQVAGRLGESVTIWHQTGKGGQAVVQQAYAEAGQPQHKVTEFIDDMAAAYEWADVVVCRSGALTVSEIAAAGLPALFVPFQHKDRQQYWNALPLEKAGAAKILEQPQFTVDAVTRALAGWDRATLLAMAERARAASIPDATERVANEVSAAARA; encoded by the coding sequence ATGACGGGCAAAGCGAAGCGATTGATGGTGATGGCGGGTGGCACCGGTGGGCATGTTTTCCCAGGGCTGGCTGTGGCTCATCACCTTCAGGCGGAAGGGTGGGATATTCGCTGGCTTGGTACTGCGGACCGTATGGAAGCCGATCTGGTGCCGAAAAACGGGATTGAGATCGACTTTATTCGCATTTCTGGCCTGCGCGGCAAGGGCGTAAAAGCCTTGTTGCTGGCCCCTGTGCGTATTTTCAACGCGTGGCGCCAGGCTCGCGCCATCATGAAAGCATGGAAACCTGATGTTGTGCTGGGCATGGGCGGTTATGTTTCCGGGCCTGGTGGCCTGGCTGCCTGGTCTCTTGGCATTCCCGTTGTCTTGCATGAACAAAACGGCATAGCCGGTTTGACAAATAAATGGCTGGCAAAGATCGCCACCAAGGTAATGCAAGCCTTTCCCGGCGCATTCCCTAAAGCGGAGGTCGTTGGCAACCCGGTGCGGACAGATGTGCTTGCTTTACCGCTGCCGCAAGTGCGTTTTGCCGGAAGAGAAGGCCCGGTTCGTGTGCTGGTTGTCGGTGGTTCTCAGGGCGCTCGCGTGTTGAACCAAACCATGCCGCAGGTCGCAGGGCGTTTAGGTGAATCCGTGACTATCTGGCACCAAACCGGAAAGGGTGGTCAGGCGGTTGTGCAGCAGGCTTATGCTGAAGCAGGGCAGCCTCAGCACAAGGTCACCGAGTTTATTGATGATATGGCAGCAGCCTACGAATGGGCTGATGTTGTGGTTTGTCGCTCAGGGGCATTAACCGTGAGTGAAATCGCAGCTGCAGGGTTACCAGCCTTGTTTGTTCCTTTCCAGCACAAAGATCGGCAGCAGTACTGGAATGCACTGCCGCTGGAAAAGGCTGGCGCTGCGAAAATACTGGAGCAACCGCAGTTTACCGTGGATGCCGTTACCCGTGCCCTGGCGGGGTGGGACAGAGCAACGTTGCTGGCAATGGCCGAGCGCGCGCGCGCTGCCTCCATTCCTGATGCAACTGAACGTGTAGCAAACGAAGTCAGCGCCGCAGCGCGCGCGTAA
- the murC gene encoding UDP-N-acetylmuramate--L-alanine ligase — protein MNTQQLAKLRSIVPEMRRVRHIHFVGIGGAGMGGIAEVLANEGYQISGSDLAPNPVTQQLSALGATIYFNHRPENVRDASVVVVSTAISADNPEIVAAHEARIPVIRRAEMLAELMRFRHGIAIAGTHGKTTTTAMVSSIYAEAGLDPTFVNGGLVKAAGVHARLGHSRYLIAEADESDASFLHLQPMVSIVTNIEADHMDTYQGDFENLKQTFINFLHNLPFYGRAVMCVDDPVIRELLPRVGRQITTYGFSDDADVRVENYQQKGAQGFFTIVRQDKPEMHVVLNAPGRHNALNAAAAVAVATEEGIEDDSILRALESFQGTGRRFDFLGEYPLAPVNGKTGTAMLVDDYGHHPTEVDATIKAARAGWPDKNLVMIFQPHRYTRTRDLYDDFAGVLSQVDSLVMLDVYPAGEAPIPGADSRSLCRTIRGRGKVDPILVSDHAEVAEILAPVLTGNDLILVQGAGNIGKIARNLAEIKLQPQTKEEGRHG, from the coding sequence ATGAATACACAACAACTGGCGAAACTGCGTTCAATTGTGCCCGAGATGCGTCGCGTCCGGCACATTCACTTTGTTGGCATCGGCGGCGCCGGTATGGGCGGTATTGCCGAAGTATTGGCTAACGAAGGTTACCAGATCAGCGGTTCCGATCTGGCGCCGAACCCGGTTACGCAGCAGTTGTCGGCACTGGGTGCCACGATTTATTTCAACCATCGCCCGGAAAACGTGCGCGATGCAAGCGTGGTTGTTGTTTCTACGGCGATTTCTGCGGATAACCCGGAAATTGTTGCTGCCCATGAAGCGCGTATTCCGGTCATTCGCCGTGCAGAAATGCTTGCTGAACTGATGCGTTTCCGTCACGGCATTGCGATTGCGGGGACGCATGGTAAAACCACGACAACGGCGATGGTATCGAGCATTTATGCCGAAGCAGGCCTGGACCCAACCTTTGTCAATGGCGGCCTGGTGAAAGCTGCAGGCGTCCATGCTCGTCTGGGCCACAGTCGCTACCTGATTGCTGAGGCTGATGAAAGTGATGCCTCGTTCCTGCATCTGCAGCCGATGGTCTCAATTGTGACCAATATCGAAGCCGATCACATGGATACTTACCAGGGCGACTTCGAAAATTTAAAGCAGACGTTTATTAATTTCCTGCACAACTTGCCGTTTTATGGACGTGCGGTGATGTGCGTAGACGATCCGGTAATTCGTGAGCTTCTGCCGCGCGTGGGTCGTCAAATCACCACATATGGTTTTAGCGACGATGCAGATGTTCGCGTTGAAAATTATCAGCAGAAAGGCGCTCAGGGCTTTTTCACCATCGTGCGCCAGGACAAGCCTGAGATGCATGTGGTGTTGAATGCACCTGGCCGTCATAACGCGCTGAATGCGGCTGCTGCAGTTGCCGTTGCGACGGAAGAGGGTATCGAAGACGACTCTATTTTGCGTGCGCTCGAAAGCTTCCAGGGGACGGGGCGTCGTTTTGATTTCCTGGGCGAATATCCTCTGGCTCCGGTAAATGGCAAAACGGGTACCGCAATGCTGGTGGACGACTATGGCCACCACCCGACGGAAGTGGACGCCACCATTAAGGCTGCGCGCGCAGGCTGGCCGGATAAAAATCTGGTGATGATTTTCCAGCCACACCGCTATACGCGTACGCGTGATTTGTATGATGACTTTGCTGGGGTGCTGTCCCAGGTTGACTCCCTGGTGATGCTGGACGTTTATCCTGCAGGTGAGGCACCGATTCCAGGAGCAGATAGCCGCTCTTTATGCCGCACTATTCGTGGCCGTGGCAAAGTGGACCCAATTTTAGTTTCCGATCACGCGGAAGTAGCGGAGATTTTGGCACCGGTTCTGACGGGAAATGATTTGATCCTCGTTCAAGGTGCCGGGAATATCGGCAAAATCGCCCGAAACCTGGCTGAAATCAAATTGCAGCCTCAAACTAAAGAGGAAGGGCGTCATGGCTGA
- a CDS encoding D-alanine--D-alanine ligase has translation MADKIAVLLGGTSAEREVSLQSGSAVLAGLKEAGIDAHAFDPQSESLLELKAQGFDKVFIALHGRGGEDGTLQGLLEFLQLPYTGSGVMASAITMDKLRSKLLWQGAGLPVAPWVAVNRQDFAAGLSTALLERFTALGVPVIVKPSREGSSVGMSKVDSLDALPAALELAFEHDDEVLVEKWLSGPEYTVAILGEEILPSIRIQPAGTFYDYEAKYLSDETQYFCPGGLIEQREQELQALVLQAWQILGCSGWGRVDVMLDSDGQFYLLEVNTSPGMTSHSLVPMAARQAGMSFSQLVVRILELAD, from the coding sequence ATGGCTGATAAGATCGCCGTTCTTCTCGGAGGCACCTCCGCTGAGCGTGAGGTTTCTTTGCAATCCGGCAGCGCGGTGCTGGCGGGATTAAAAGAAGCCGGTATTGATGCACATGCTTTTGATCCACAAAGCGAGTCTCTACTTGAGCTGAAGGCTCAGGGGTTTGACAAGGTTTTTATCGCGCTGCACGGTCGCGGTGGTGAAGACGGGACTTTGCAAGGGCTGTTGGAGTTTCTTCAACTGCCTTATACCGGTAGCGGCGTTATGGCGTCGGCGATAACGATGGATAAGCTGCGCAGCAAACTGCTGTGGCAGGGCGCGGGTTTGCCCGTTGCACCATGGGTTGCCGTTAATCGCCAGGATTTCGCTGCGGGACTGAGTACTGCGCTGCTTGAGCGTTTTACTGCGTTAGGTGTGCCGGTTATCGTTAAGCCGAGTCGTGAAGGTTCCAGTGTAGGCATGTCTAAGGTGGATAGCCTGGATGCTCTGCCAGCCGCGCTTGAACTGGCCTTTGAGCATGATGATGAAGTGCTGGTTGAAAAATGGTTGAGCGGCCCGGAATACACGGTTGCGATTTTAGGTGAGGAAATTTTACCGTCTATTCGCATCCAACCCGCTGGAACCTTCTATGATTATGAGGCGAAGTATCTCTCTGATGAAACTCAATATTTCTGCCCTGGCGGATTAATTGAGCAAAGAGAGCAGGAATTGCAGGCATTAGTTCTGCAGGCCTGGCAGATTCTCGGCTGTAGCGGCTGGGGCCGTGTCGATGTGATGCTGGATAGCGATGGTCAGTTTTACCTGTTAGAAGTGAACACTTCTCCGGGGATGACCAGCCACAGCCTGGTGCCGATGGCGGCTCGTCAGGCGGGGATGAGCTTCTCACAACTGGTTGTACGTATTTTGGAACTGGCGGACTGA
- the ftsQ gene encoding cell division protein FtsQ has translation MSQAALNARNRAEENASSRRSNGSRLAGMIFLCAVLLSVFIGGWIVVGWMEDAQRLPLSRLVVTGERHYTRNDDIRQSILALGPPGTFMTQDVNIIQQQIERLPWIKQASVRKQWPDELKIHLVEYVPVARWNDQHMVDAEGNSFSVPAERTSKQNLPMLSGPEGSENEVLQGYRDMGVVLAKDKFTLKQAAMTARRSWQLTLNNGIKLNLGRGDTMKRLDRFVELYPVLQQQAQADNKRISYVDLRYDSGAAVGWEALPPPVPNPNQQQNQAQAEQQ, from the coding sequence ATGTCGCAGGCTGCACTGAACGCGCGTAATCGTGCCGAGGAAAATGCCAGCTCTCGGCGTAGCAACGGGTCCCGTCTGGCAGGGATGATTTTCCTGTGTGCGGTACTGTTGAGCGTGTTTATCGGTGGTTGGATTGTGGTGGGCTGGATGGAAGATGCCCAGCGTTTGCCACTCTCCAGACTGGTGGTGACCGGAGAGCGGCACTACACACGTAATGATGATATACGCCAGTCTATTCTGGCCCTGGGGCCTCCGGGTACTTTTATGACCCAGGATGTCAATATCATCCAACAGCAGATAGAGCGCTTGCCCTGGATCAAGCAGGCAAGCGTTAGAAAGCAGTGGCCGGACGAATTGAAGATTCATCTGGTTGAATATGTGCCGGTAGCGCGTTGGAATGACCAGCATATGGTTGACGCAGAGGGAAATTCCTTCAGCGTACCAGCAGAACGCACCAGTAAGCAGAATTTGCCGATGCTTTCCGGCCCGGAAGGTAGCGAAAACGAAGTTCTGCAAGGTTACCGTGACATGGGCGTGGTGTTGGCAAAGGATAAATTTACGTTGAAACAAGCGGCTATGACCGCTCGCCGCTCCTGGCAGTTGACGCTGAATAACGGAATTAAGCTCAACCTTGGTCGGGGCGACACGATGAAACGTCTGGATCGTTTTGTAGAACTGTACCCGGTTCTGCAGCAGCAGGCGCAGGCTGATAACAAACGGATCAGTTATGTCGACCTGCGATACGATTCAGGCGCCGCGGTAGGTTGGGAGGCACTTCCTCCTCCGGTACCTAATCCGAATCAGCAACAGAATCAGGCACAGGCAGAACAACAATGA
- the ftsA gene encoding cell division protein FtsA, whose protein sequence is MIKATDRKLVVGLEIGTAKVAALVGEVLPDGMVNIIGVGSCPSRGMDKGGVNDLESVVKCVQRAIDQAELMADCQISSVYLALSGKHISCQNEIGMVPISEEEVTQEDVENVVHTAKSVRVRDEHRVLHVIPQEYAIDYQEGIKNPVGLSGVRMQAKVHLITCHNDMAKNIVKAVERCGLKVDQLIFAGLAASYAVLTEDERELGVCVVDIGGGTMDMAVYTGGALRHTKVIPYAGNVVTSDIAYAFGTPPSDAEAIKVRHGCALGSIVGKDENVEVPSVGGRPPRSLQRQTLAEVIEPRYTELLNLVNEEILQLQEQLRQQGVKHHLAAGIVLTGGAAQIEGLAACAQRVFHTQVRIGQPLNITGLTDYAQESYYSTAVGLLHYGKESHLSGEAEVEKRTSVGSWFKRLNSWLRKEF, encoded by the coding sequence ATGATCAAGGCGACGGACAGAAAACTGGTAGTTGGACTGGAGATTGGCACCGCGAAGGTTGCCGCTTTAGTAGGGGAAGTTCTGCCCGACGGTATGGTCAATATTATTGGCGTGGGCAGTTGCCCTTCGCGTGGTATGGACAAAGGCGGAGTAAACGACCTCGAGTCGGTGGTTAAATGCGTTCAACGGGCGATTGACCAGGCTGAATTGATGGCAGACTGCCAGATATCTTCAGTTTACCTGGCGCTGTCCGGCAAGCATATCAGCTGCCAAAACGAGATAGGCATGGTGCCGATTTCGGAAGAGGAAGTGACGCAGGAAGATGTTGAAAATGTGGTGCATACGGCAAAATCAGTGCGTGTTCGCGATGAACACCGCGTTCTGCATGTGATTCCACAGGAATACGCTATTGATTACCAGGAAGGGATCAAAAACCCGGTAGGCCTGTCCGGTGTCCGTATGCAGGCGAAAGTGCATTTGATTACCTGCCATAACGATATGGCGAAAAACATCGTGAAAGCGGTTGAACGTTGTGGTTTGAAAGTTGACCAATTAATTTTTGCCGGTCTGGCCGCAAGCTATGCGGTACTGACCGAAGATGAACGCGAGCTGGGTGTCTGTGTTGTGGACATCGGCGGTGGTACCATGGATATGGCGGTGTATACCGGCGGCGCGTTGCGTCACACCAAAGTTATCCCTTATGCCGGGAACGTGGTGACCAGTGATATCGCCTATGCCTTCGGGACGCCACCGAGCGATGCGGAAGCGATTAAAGTTCGCCATGGTTGTGCTCTGGGATCTATCGTCGGTAAAGACGAGAACGTTGAAGTTCCTAGCGTGGGTGGTCGTCCGCCGCGCAGCCTTCAGCGTCAGACGCTGGCCGAAGTGATTGAGCCCCGCTACACAGAGTTGCTCAACCTGGTCAACGAAGAGATTTTGCAGTTACAGGAACAGCTCCGCCAGCAGGGTGTTAAACATCACCTGGCGGCGGGGATTGTGTTAACCGGCGGCGCGGCACAAATTGAAGGCCTGGCAGCCTGTGCTCAGCGTGTGTTCCATACGCAGGTGCGTATCGGTCAGCCGTTGAATATTACTGGCCTTACTGATTATGCCCAGGAGTCGTATTACTCGACCGCAGTAGGGTTGCTGCACTACGGGAAAGAATCACATCTCAGTGGTGAAGCAGAAGTGGAAAAAAGGACCTCTGTCGGCTCATGGTTTAAGCGACTGAATAGCTGGCTGAGAAAAGAATTTTAA
- the ftsZ gene encoding cell division protein FtsZ has product MFEPMELTNDAVIKVIGVGGGGGNAVEHMVRERIEGVEFFAVNTDAQALRKTAVGQTIQIGNGITKGLGAGANPEVGRNAAEEDREALRAALDGADMVFIAAGMGGGTGTGAAPVVAEVAKDLGILTVAVVTKPFNFEGKKRMAFAEQGIAELSKHVDSLITIPNDKLLKVLGRGISLLDAFGAANDVLKGAVQGIAELITRPGLMNVDFADVRTVMSEMGYAMMGSGVASGEDRAEEAAEMAISSPLLEDIDLSGARGVLVNITAGFDLRLDEFETVGNTIRAFASDNATVVIGTSLDPEMNDELRVTVVATGIGMDKRPEITLVTNKQVQQPVMDRYQQHGMAPLTQEQKPAAKVVNDNTPQTAKEPDYLDIPAFLRKQAD; this is encoded by the coding sequence ATGTTTGAACCTATGGAACTGACCAACGACGCGGTGATTAAAGTCATCGGCGTCGGTGGCGGCGGCGGTAATGCCGTTGAACACATGGTGCGCGAACGCATCGAAGGCGTTGAATTCTTTGCGGTTAACACAGATGCTCAGGCACTGCGTAAAACTGCTGTTGGCCAGACGATCCAGATCGGTAATGGGATCACTAAAGGTCTGGGCGCAGGCGCAAATCCAGAAGTGGGTCGTAACGCTGCGGAAGAAGACCGCGAAGCTTTACGTGCTGCGCTGGACGGGGCAGACATGGTGTTCATCGCTGCAGGTATGGGTGGTGGTACCGGTACCGGCGCTGCACCTGTTGTGGCTGAAGTTGCTAAAGATTTGGGTATCCTGACCGTTGCCGTCGTGACTAAGCCTTTCAACTTTGAAGGCAAGAAGCGTATGGCATTCGCTGAGCAGGGCATCGCCGAGCTGTCCAAGCATGTTGACTCCCTTATCACTATTCCGAACGACAAGCTGTTGAAAGTGCTGGGTCGTGGTATTTCTCTGCTGGACGCATTTGGTGCGGCAAACGACGTACTGAAAGGTGCTGTGCAGGGTATTGCCGAGCTGATCACTCGTCCTGGTCTGATGAACGTTGACTTCGCGGACGTACGTACCGTGATGTCCGAAATGGGCTACGCCATGATGGGCTCCGGCGTTGCTAGCGGCGAAGATCGTGCTGAAGAAGCGGCAGAAATGGCTATCTCCAGCCCACTGCTGGAAGATATCGACCTGTCTGGTGCTCGTGGCGTGCTGGTTAACATCACCGCTGGCTTCGACCTGCGTCTGGATGAGTTCGAAACCGTGGGTAACACCATTCGTGCGTTCGCGTCCGACAATGCAACCGTGGTTATCGGTACTTCTCTGGATCCAGAGATGAACGACGAACTGCGCGTTACCGTTGTTGCTACTGGTATCGGTATGGACAAACGTCCTGAGATTACCCTGGTGACTAACAAGCAGGTACAGCAGCCGGTGATGGATCGTTACCAGCAGCATGGTATGGCTCCGCTGACGCAAGAGCAAAAGCCGGCCGCTAAGGTGGTTAACGACAATACACCACAGACGGCGAAAGAGCCTGATTATCTGGATATTCCAGCGTTCCTGCGTAAGCAAGCTGATTAA